The DNA region CCAGTTCCTTTGCGAGCACGCTCGAATACAGAACCTGGACCGCCTTGCTCGCAGCGTAAGCTCCGGTCCCAGGCGGTGGCGTCTTGATGATGCTCGAACTGAGGCTGATGATCCGGCCACCATCCCGGACGCGACGCGCTGCTTCGCGCAGGACGTTGAAGCTGCCCTTCACATTGGTCGCGATCATCCGATCGAAGGCTTCGTCGGTCATCTGGGCAAAGGGCCCGACATTCATGATGCCGGCATTGTTGACGACGACATCGACGCCGCCGAATGCCTCATCATTGGCATTGAACAGCGCGTTCACCGCTGCCGGATCCGCCACGTCGGCCTGACGGAAGATCGCGCGACCACCGGCCGCTTCGATGTCGCGGACCACCTGAGCCGCGAGATCACGATTGGTCAGATAGTTCACCGTCACAGCGTAGCCGTCGCTCGCCAGACGCTTTGCCGTGGCGGCGCCAATGCCGCGCGAAGAGCCCGTGACGATTGCCACGCGTTGTTCTGTGTTTCGGGCGGCTGTTTGCGTGGTTTGGGCGGACGCGATGCCGCTCATGGCGAGAGCCGACGGGACAGCGGCTGCGAGAGCCAGGAACGTGCGGCGGGAATTGTCGGTATCAGACATTGAGGTGTCTCCGTTTGACTAAGTTCAGAACGGTTCTGATGTTGCGTGGACGAGGACGTGTTCAGCGTTGCCGAAGGAAAGCGCTGACCCGTTGGTTGGCGACAAGAAGGGCAAGACCTGACAGGATGCTCGCCAAGGGCACGATCAACAGGCCGAGTGCGAGACCGTTCGGAATGTCTGCGGCGCTTGCAGCGTCGCTGGCCATACCCACGAACAAGGGGCCGAGGGCCGGTCCGATCAGGCCGCTCCCGATCATCACGAGGCTCGATGCCTGTGCCTGACGACCCGGTCCGGCGACGAGATGCGCTGCACCGAAACCCCAGGGCAGCATGAAGGAGAATGAGAGCATCGAAGGCACGAACAGGGCGATTGCCATCCATCCTACCGGGACGAACAAAGCCGCAGTCGTGGTGACGCTCGCCATCAGGAAGAGGATGGCGGGGGGACCCAGAACCTTGCCGGAACCGGAGCGTGCCGCAAGGTCAAACCAGCGTCCGCCGCCCAGCGTGCCGACAATCCCCATCAGGCCCTGCAACAGGCCGAAAAAGATCCCTACTTCGGTTGCTGTAAAGCCGTGGGTCCGGATCAGGAACGGGACTGAAAAGGCATAGAAAGGCGCGCCGGCAAAGCCGAGAAGGATCGTGCCGAGGAACAGCCAGCGGAAGGCCGGGGATGCCAGGAGTTCAAGGCTTGTCTTGAGGAAGGGTTCGTTGCGCGTCCTTGCGTTTTGCAGACGGGGCGTCGGGCCTGCGACCAGTATCGTCAACAAGCCGATCAAGATGCCGATGGCACCCGCACCCATCAACACGATGCGCCAGCCGAAGGCATCTGCCATGGCACCGCCAGCGGCAAAACCTGCCATGGTTCCGAGAGGGATTCCCATCGCGAATAGGCCGATCGCAAGGCCACGTCTTTCAGGTTCGATCTTGCGGGCGATCAATGCGTGACCGGACGGGACGGCTCCCGCCTCACCGAAGGCAACGCCGAAGCGCGTGAGCGCAAGGAACATGAAACTTGCAGCAACGCCACCCAGCGCTGTCATCGCGCTCCAAACCAAAACGCATGATACCAGCACGAGCCGCGGCGAGCCGCGATCGGCCGCACGGGCAAGCGGTAGCGAAAGAAGGGCGTAACAGACTGCAAAGGCAAGGCCAGTTAGCAGCCCCATTTGTGTATCTGTCAGTGACAGGTCCGCCTTGATTTTTTCCGCCAGGATGAATGGGAGGATGCGGTCAATCTGTGAAAAAGCGTTTATCAGGAGAAGTGTGGCGCAGATTGCGACGAACCGCCAACTTCCGACATATTCACTGCTGTCAGGTACAGGCTTGGCCCGTGCCGTTGACGGATCTCTTGACCCGGCGACAATTTCTGCCATTTTGAGGTTACTCCTCGCTTGGTTGCACCCTTAAGCTAGACGGAGTGTCCAATGACCAGAATGCCCGAACTCTCAAAAAACTTGCCTATTCCTGCAGAAGAGGAGCTTATGCCGGGGCGGAGCCAAGTGTTAACCTGGCCGCGCAAGCAGCCGGAGCCGCGCATGAATGCACCGCTGCTGGCTGCCGTGACGGACTACATCGAGTCACAGGGCGGGGGCCAAGGCCTGTTCCCTACAGCCATCGATGGCTTCAATATCGTTCGCTCATTCCAGTCGATGATGCCGATGCGAAATATCTATCGGCCGTCGCTCTGCGTTGTGCTGGAAGGGGCAAAGGAGCTTCATTTCGGAGAAGAGAGACTGAGCTACCGGACGATGGAGTGCCTTGTCGTCAGCGTAGGGCTTCCGGCGACCGGCCGCATTGTCGAGGCAAGCGAAGAGGTCCCCTATGTGGGCGTCTTGATCGATTTCGATGTGGCAACCTTGCGGAATGTCGTCGAACAGCTGGACGCCCTTCCGGTGCAGTCAGAGGAATCGGGCCCCTGTGCATTTGTTGCCAAAGTCGATCAACCCTTGGCCGACTGCATTCTTCGCCTAGTGAGATTGTTGGCGACGCCGAAAGCAATTCCAGTTCTGGCGCCTTCGATCGTGCGTGAAATATGCTACTGGCTGTTGAGCGGGCCGCATGGCGGTGAGATTTGCAAACTTGCGCTGCCGGAATCGAATATCGAACGCGTCGTCAGGGCCGTATCAGTGCTGCACACCAATTTCGCAGAGACACTCCGGGTCGAACAGCTGGCAGAAATCGCGCGAATGAGCCCGTCGTCCTTCCATCAGCATTTCAAGGCCTTGACCTCCATGACGCCGCTGCAGTTTCAAAAGCAGTTACGCTTGCTCGAGGCGCGCCGTCTCATGGTGACAGAAGCCGCCAATGTCGCTGAAGCGGCCTACAAGGTTGGCTATGAAAGCGCGTCGCAATTCAGTCGCGAGTATTCGAGAACTTTCGGCGTCGCTCCGAAGCAGGATGCTTTGACCCAGCAGCGCCTCCACACCGCGTATGCAAGTCGGACAGTCTCCGCATCCCCCTAGACTGCGGACGACGAGCGTCTCCATGAGATCTTGCTATAAAGCCAGTTGCGCCAAGAGTAACTGGCTCGCCAGGTAAGCATGGGGGCCCACAATCCGGGTCCTCCTGTGTTCAGCCTTGTAAGTCCCTCGACATGTGCTCCGTAGCGTCTTTCGAATTGTTGCATAAAGAGCAAGAGCGGTAAGTTCTGGAACGCACCTCAAAGAATGTTCCATAAGTGGGCCATACGCTGCACCAACGATCCGCGTAAGAAAGTAATTGGAGATTCAGTGACTTAGAGATTCTGATGAGCAGGTCGCAAGTCCATATTCTTTCAAGACCAAACTACTGCTTCCTTACGCAGCCAATTTGGGAATTTCGCGCTCGACCAATCGCAGGAATCGTTGGTTGCGAGCCCCCGCAACCAATACAAAATCCAGAAAACCCCGGTAACTCCACAAGTTGCCGGGGTTTTTCTTTGACCGAAATTCCCCGATTCAGATCTTCTATTCAACAAAAACAATCACTTGGTTCCGCAGGCAAATCGGGTCAGGCTCACTTCGCAACCAATGGTGATGCGAAAATCGGCTGTTCTCTGCGCTGAAAGCGTGTTTGAGCGTAAATAAGAGCGACGGATTGTCGGTCGGCGTCTCTTCAAGACTGCTTGCTGGCGCTGATCTATCTCATCATCTCCCAGCCGCGCGTCTCCGCCGCTATGGTCACCAAAGCCCTCCCGGTCATGTCGCGAGCGGCGCTCAGCCGCCCGTGAAGAGGTCGCTTCATCCGCACAACTAGATTACGGGGCAAGCGGGTTCAAATCCATTCAAGGCGATCGCTGTCGACCCTAAACGATCAATCGCCAGTGTCAGGAAAAGTTCTCCAGCACCGCCAGAAAGGTATGCCGGTCGCCTTGTCCTTCGGTCAGCCGAACCCGGCCCTCGATGTCGGCCAAATGGTGATCCATCAGTTGCTGCGCCTTCTCCAAGTCCTTGGCCTTCAGGGCGGCAACGATCATGCGATGGTGGTCAGCGCCGCAGTCGTCTTTGCGCTCCTCTTCATACAGGGCCATGACGAGGGAGAGACGCGCGACGATCTTCGCGAGCATTTCGGTCAGCACCGGGTTACCGGTCAACTCGGCCAGAACGATGTGGAATTTGCCGGAAAGAACCGTTTTGGATTTCTCGTCTCCGTGGTGATGGATATGTTCTTCCTCGTCCGTCAGCTTCTGAAGCGCATCCAGTTGCTCCGATGTCGCTCGTGTGACGACAAGCTCCAGGAGGAGCCGCTCTAGCTTTCGGCGTGCTTCGAAAAGGCTCTTGGCCTGTTCAATGCTTGGCTCGGCCACGAACGTGCCGCGGTTTCGCTTTCGCTCAAGAAGATGGTCGCTTTCGAGTACACCAAGCGCGCCGCGGACTACCGTTCGGCTGACGCTGAAATGCTCGGCGATTGCTTCCTCCAAAATCTTGGTGCCCGGCTTCAGCGCGCCTTCGCCAATGGCAGCTGCCAGCGTAGTGCGAATGCGCTCCGAAACATCGTCATTGTTGTCGGCAGTTTCTGCCCCGCCATTGGCGGCGGGCGTGGTCTTGGCGCTTTGGCGGCGCGTTTTCTTCATTGCCGTCTCCGGGTCAGATTCGGGTTCGAGTCTCCACCCGAACTAGTCACCGCATCTGATATCGTTATGCTATAATTATTTCTATAAGAATGTTTGTGCGCAAGTCTGACCTGCTGTTGTGCGCGACGATTTCGGGTGTTGGCAGCCAATGCCGCCAACACCCGGCTGGCGACTAGGCCGCCTTCTGTTTCTGCGCCGGGGAGGATAGGGCGATGCCCTTATCCCGGCAGATTGCCTCGATATGGCGGGCCGACTGCTTGATGAAGCAGATCGCCGCATCAAAGCCATAGGACTGGTGCTCGTAGGTCGGGTAGCCGTACTGGCTCGCCTCATACGCTTCCCAATCGGCAACCTCACCGGAGGCGACCCGCTTTTCATAGGCATCGACCGTCGCCATATACGCGGCGAGTTCATCCGGCGTCAGATCGGGGTGGTCGGCTCTCCAGATCGGATCGTCGATCTCGATGCACTGGCGCGGATTCGCCTTGCGACGCTTGTCGTCCACAGACTGAGCAGCTTCGAGCGACAGGTTCAGCGCAGGGTTTGCCTCCGCAAGAATGGGTAGGATCGTGGCGAAATCGACGATCCCGCCGCCGCAGGGCCGGGTCTGGAAATCGAGACCGCCGGGCGCGCGCCCGACATAGGCATCCTTGATATGCGTCTGGCGGATATAGGGAGCCAGGCGTTTGGCGGCGAAGACCGGATGTTCCGCCCGCTGCAACCCGTTCGCCGTATCGAAGACGACGCCGACGCAGTCAGAGCCGACCTTTTCGATCAATCTCAGAATCTCGAAGGAGGTAATCTCGTCGTGAGTTTCGATATTCATATGTGCGCCGTTCGCGCGTGCCACGGGAGCGAGCTTCTGCAGCACCTTCTCGATGCCGGCCAACTGCTCTTCCCAGGTCACGTCCGTGCGAAAACGGTCGTTGGCCATCCGGCCGCGATATTCGGATTTGAAGTTGCCTGGTGCGACCCACAACTCGAAGCAGCCGATGGCGGCGCTCGCCTCGATCATGCGCGTGAAGCCGGCTATGATGTCGCCGTCACCAATGGCCCGCAGCGCCGGTTCCTCGGCGCTGCAATAGGGATTGATCTTGCCGATACCACTCTCGAGATAGAGCTCCAGTTCGTCGGCTTTCGATCGGATGTCTCGCAGTTCGCCGAGGTCGACAGTGGGACTCATGTCGAGCGCCGTACTGAAGAAGATGCCTGCCAGCCCCAGTTCCTTGACGTGATCGAGGTTAGCCAAAGGACCCCGTTTTTTCGACTCTGGCAGCTTAATGCTGTCGATACCCAGTTTCATATCAAAACTCCTTGATGTTTCCTGATCGGACGCACTTCGATGGCGTCCTTGGTCGTGTGAAGTCGTTTTTTCAATTCCCCGGCGGTCATGATGCGCGCCGCCAGGCGCGGGGCTTCTCTGCCGAGTGGCGGTTCTTGGGCAGAAAACTCTTTTCGAGATAGTGCTGGCCGATCGATGCCACGGTGGTGATCGCGAGGTACCAGATCGAGGCGACGAACAGCAGTTCGATGACCAGAAAGTTTCGGGCGTAGATCGCCTGCGCCTGCGTCAGCAGATCCTGCATGCCGATGACCGACACGATGGCGCTGGCCTTGAGCATGCCGATGGCCTGGTTTCCTGTCGGCGGGACGATGAGACGTGTTGCCTGTGGCAGGATAACGGTCAGAAAAATCTGCCGGTTCTTCAGGCCAAGAGCGGTTGCAGCTTCGCGTTGTCCTCGATCGACTGCAATCAGCCCCCCTCGGATGATCTCCGCCATGTTTGCGGCTTCATGCAGCCCGAGCGCCAGAAAACCCGCCAGTGCCGGCGTCACGAGGTCGTTGATCGAGATGCTGTAGTCTCCCGCCCCGACCTGCGGGATGAAGAGCGCGATATTGAACCAGAAGAAGATCTGGACGATCAGCGGCACGCCGCGAAACCACCAGACGAAGGCGGCAGCCAGAGCCTTGAGAACCAGGTTCTCCGACGTTGCCATCAGCGCCAGAATGCATCCAAGGACGATCCCGAACACCATGGCGCCGGCTGTCAACTCAAGCGTCAGGAGAACACCGCTCAGGATGGAGGAATGGACGAGATAGCGCGGTATCTCGGCCCATTGGACGCTCTGGCTTTGCGCCACGATTTGGGCAAAGAATGCCAGCGCAAGGATCGCTATGGCACCGATTGCGATCTGGCCCCACCGGATCGGCTTAGCTGATGGCGGGGCAAGGGTCAGTGACGCCGGTTGAGCCGCAAACAGGGACATGGGCTCAATCCACCGGCATGTTGGCTGCGTCGTTGACCTTGACGGTCTTCACGGCGAGCGGGCCGAGGCCCCATTTCTTCATGATGGTCTCGTAGGCCCCGCTATCGACCATTTGCTGCAGGGCGGCGACCACCGTGTCGCGCAGTTCCGGATTGTCCTTGGCGGTCAGCATGCCGAGATAGCCGACAGCAAGGCGGATATCAGGAAGCGCCTGCAGGCCCTTGCCGTTGCCGGTCTGGTTGGCCGTGGTGTACACGCTGGTGGCGTAGCCATTGACGGTCGCATCCGCGCGGCCGGTGCGAACGGCCTGAAGAACATCCGGCATCTTCGGGATGGACATGATGTCGATCGGGGTCGCGCATTTCGCAGACGCCGCCTCGACCATTTTTCCCTGGAAGGTACCGACCGGGACGGCGACTTTCTTGCCGCAGAGGTCGGTCATTGCCTGGATGCCGAGGGGATTGTCCTTGATCGTCATGATCGTAGTCGCGTCGTACATATAGGCGATGACGTCGACCTGCTTTTCGAGTTCGAGGTCGTCGTTGATCCCGGAGATCGAGATGTCGAAACGCTTAGACAGGATGGAGGGAACGATCGCCGCACCTGCGCCGACATCTGTCATCTGGACATCGACGCCAAGGATGACGCCAAGCGCTGCGGCGATGTCCGCATCGATCCCGATCAGCTTTCCATCGTCGGCATGGAAGCTGATGGGCGGGGTCAGGTCGGTGGCGACCTTCAGCACGCCGCCTGACTTGATCGACGATGGCAATGCGTCTGCCAGTTTCTGCGTAAGGGCGACGCCCGGCAGTGTTGCCACGTCGGTATCGGGCACCATTTTGACTGCCGCACTCTCCGCCGCAAATGAGGAGGCGGCCATCAACGTGATCACTGCGCCTGCCAAACCTGCCTTCAAGTTTTTCTGCACGTTGTTCATGGGATCCCCTTATCGTTCTCGCTTGTGTGAATTTCCTGGGATCAGCAACGCAATCGTCGTGCCAGTTGCGTCTAGGTGATTATAACGCAATGAAATTAAATCAGTATTTGTGAATTTATTATTTTAATACAAACTTTCGGACATTATTTCGCACAATTTTTCGAAAGAGGTATGCGTAAATTTTCGCCTGACGGCCATTTTTCAGGCATACTTGAAGAGTTTCCGGCTTCCAGCTTCGATTGGTGCGCCATTAAGGTGGCGCCATACGATGATTTGAGGGTGTGTCTTTGCACCGCGTCGGGGAGTGATCGTTCAATTTATGGTCAAAAGCGTGCTTATAAATGCGATGCTTTGGTGAAACTTTACGCAAACATAAAATTCGCACAAATGCAGAGATATATATAATTATAAAGTTTCGAATGTATATAAATCAAAAATATTTATTTCATTTCAGTTGGTTGTAAAATCGTGGAACGTCGGAAATTCAAACTGGCACGGCCCTTGCTATTCCCTTTGCATGAACACGTTTGACGCAACACTTCTGACTAGTCCGCATTTTCGTCTCGCGACGAAGGGGCTGAATCGTCAGTGACCACAACGCAAGATCAGGGAAGCCAAATGCTAGACATTGCAAAGACGGCCGATCGAAAGCGGCTCAGTGTCCGGGGTGTGACCCACAGCTACGGCGGGCAAAACGCCGTCAGTGACGTCTCGTTCGATGTCGAGGCGGGCGAGATCGTCGCGCTGCTCGGCCCGAGCGGCTGCGGCAAATCGACGGTCCTGCGCGCCATCGCAGGCCTGATCCATCCGAAGGCAGGCAACATCATACTGGGGGACGACGATCTCGCCAATGTCTCGGCGCGAGCACGGGGCATCGGCATGGTCTTTCAGAACTATGCGCTGTTTCCGCACCTGACCGTCGCGGAAAATATCGCCTATCCGCTCGCCTGCCAAAAGGTCCCGCGGGCCGAGCGCAGGGCGCGTGTCGACGAGATGCTGTCGCTTGTCAGACTGCACGGATATGGAAACCGGCTGCCGCGCGAACTGTCCGGGGGGCAGCAGCAGCGCGTGGCCGTCGCCCGCGCCATTGCCGGGAGTCCGTCCCTGCTTCTGCTCGACGAACCCTTCGGCGCACTGGATCGCGCCCTTCGCTTCGATCTGCAGGTCGAGCTTCTTCACCTGCAAAAAACGCTTGGGATCACCACGCTCATCGTGACGCACGATCAGGAGGAGGCACAAAGCCTCGCAGGCCGCTTAGTGCTGATGAACAAGGGGAATGTGGAACAGATCGACACGCCGATGGCGGTCTACGACCGGCCGAAGACACTGTTTGTCAACGCGTTCATTGGTCAGGCTAACATACTCAATGGCACGGTCGATCGACTGGATGCCGAGGCCACGGTGATCAGTCTTCCCGGCGAACAGTCCCTCGTTTTGCCGCGCCGCCTGAATTTTACGCCGGGATCGAACGTGGCGATCACCTTCCGTCCCGAGAATGTTCGTCTGATGCCGGTGCAAAGCCAAAACTCGCTTGCCGCCAAGCTGACGGTCTCCGTGCCGTTGGGGCCATCGCTCGTCCACGACCTCGTCATGGATGACGGCACCGGCCTGCGCTCGTCAGAGGTCCGGGGACCTTCCACCCATATTCCCGAACCGGGAACGACACTTTTCGCGGAGATCGACACCTCCAGGTGTCATGCCTTTCCGGGGTAACCGGGAATTTCCCCCAAGAGAATGAACCAACCAACACAACCAACAGAGGTGAACAGGATGAAAAACTTCAACATTACCCGCCGCCACTTCGGCATGCTGGCTGCCGGCGCTGCCGCAGTTGCCGCGCTTCCATTCTCCGCCCGCGCGGCCGGCGGCACGGCCGTCGCCGCGACCTTCCCGGGCAACTGGGAGGATGGCTATCGCAAGGCACTCACGCCAATCCTGCAGCAGGAAGGCTACGGTCTGACGATCGCTCCCGCCATGGCGCAGGACCAACTGGCCAAGGTGATGGCAAGCCCTGGCAACCCTCCCTACGACACGCTGCTGATGTCGCCGGGCCAGATGGCCACTGCCATCGAGAACGATCTCATCCAGAAGATCGATCCGAGCCGGCTGAAGAACTGGGGCATGCTCGCTCCGGCCTTCCAGGGCGAATATGGCCCAACCGTCACCATCGAAGTCAACGGCATCGCCTACAACCCGGATATGGTGCCGAAGCCGAAAGGCTATCGCGACCTGTTCGAAAATCCGGCCTACAAGGGCAAGGTGTCCTGGACCGGCTTTGCCTCGAACACCGCCGTCATGGCCTATAGCCAGATCGCCAGGATCTTCGGTTCGGGACCGACCGACATGGATGCCGTCTTCAAGCTGTTCAGGGACAATCCGGAACACTTGAAGGGTGTCGTCGACAGCACCAACCACCAGATGACGCTGTTCCAGCAGGGCGAGATCGCCGTCTTCATGTGCTCGACCGGCAACGTCGCCCGCCTGAAATCGCTGGGCATGAAGGCCGAGTTCGTTCAGCCCGAAACCGGCTCGCCGGCTGCCCCGGTCAACATCCATCTGACCAAGGGCGCCAAGAACCTGGATGCGGCCTATGCCTACATGGATGCCGCCATCTCCAAGGCCGCGCAGGACATGCTGAAAATGCCGCCGACGGAAATGTTCCCGACCAACAAGGACGTCGCCCTGACGCCGAGCATCGAAGCCTATGTTACCCGCGATCAGCTCGCCAACATGGTCTATCCGGACTGGGCTGCCATCAATAAGAACCGCGCGGACTGGATCCGCAAGTTCGACGCTCTGGTCGCTGGCTGAGGATCAAGATGATGAAGGCGAGCGGTTTCCCCTACGTTGTTCCGATGCTTCTGCTATCGGTGGCATTCTTTGCGACGCCGCTCGCTGTTCTCGTCGGCTTCAGTTTTTCCGGCTCCGCAGGGTTTACCCTAGAGCACTACGGACGCTTCTTCGGCGATGCGTTCAATTTCCGGGTTCTTGTCAACACCGCACGGCTCGGATTGGAAACGGTGGTGGGCACGACCTTGCTCGGCGTGCCCATCGCGCTCCTGTACTGGCATAGCGGCAGGACCGCCCGCCAGGTCATCATTTTCCTGACCCTCATTCCGATGCTCACCAGCAATGTAGTGCGCACCTTCGCCTGGATCGTCATCCTCGGCCGGCAGGGACCGATCAGCGAGGCGCTGATGGCACTCGGCCTGACGGGAAGCCCGATCAGCCTGATGTTCACGGAATTCGGATTGCTGATGGCGATGTGCCAGATCGACCTGCCTTTGATCATCCTGCCGCTGATCGCCATCCTGTCGCGCACGCCGGTGCAGTTCAGCGAGGCTGCCCAGATCTCCGGTGCCGGCCCCTGGCGGATCTTCGTCACGGTGCTTTTGCCTTTGATGCTGCCCGGCATGCTCGCCGGATGGATTCTCGTCTTCGCCAGCACCAGCAGCTCGTTCGTCACCCAGGCCGTCATCGGCGGCGCGCGCAATGTCTATGTGCCGCAGCTCATCTACCGCGAGGTCGGAACGCTGTTCGACTGGCCGCTGGCATCGGCAATCGCCGTGGTTCTGTTGATCTCGACCGGCTGCCTGCTGGTCGCGATGACAATGATTTCCCGCCACAAGAGGCTGGTCGGCCATGCGTGATATCAGAGAAAATCCACTTCCCTCGTTTCTCTACAAGGCCTTCGTCTTCGGCTTCGGCGGCCTGTGCGTACTCTATCTCGTCGCTCCGATCTTCATTGCGCTGACCATGTCGTTCACGTCGGGACAGACACTGAAATATCCGCCGGAAGGGTTTTCGTTCCGCTGGTATGAAGCGCTGCTCGATCCGGTCCGGTCTGCAACCGAGCACATAGCGGCTTGGAATTCGCTGAAGATCGCTGGTCTTGCGGTTCTGGGAGCATTGCTTTTCGCGATCCCGGCCACCATCGGCATGACGCGGATGCGGCGCAGCACCGTCGGCACCATCGAGCCGTTGCTGCTGGCCCCTCTGGTTCTGCCGAGTCTGGTCTATGGTCTTGCCGCCCTGATCGTGGCGAATTTTGTCGGGCTCCAGCCTTCGCTCTGGCTGACGGTCACTGGCCATATCGTGGTGTTCGGGCCGCTGATGTACCGCGCCGCATCCGTGGTCGCACAGGGGCTCAATCCGTCTCTGGCAGAGGCCTCGACGGTCATGGGCGCATCATGGTTCACGACGCTGCGCCGGGTGACGCTGCCCCTGCTGATGCCCGGCATTCTGGCCGGGGCGTTTCTGGTGTTCATCCAGTCGCTGGACAATGTCTCGGTTTCACTCTTCCTCGCAGACGCCCAGACCACCGTGCTGCCCCTGCGGATGTTCGCTCTGATCGAGGAATCGCTGGACGTCCGCGTAGCCGCGATCTCCGGCATTCTGATCGGACTGACCCTCGTGGTGATGCTTGTCGCTAGACGGGTTCTCGCACCGCCGAAGCAGGCATGATCCATGCGAACAAACCAACTTTTGCTGAATTTTGAAGGAATAGCTCAATGAACATGTGCGCAACCAAGACTGGCGCCTATCGGATGGGATCGCTGTTGGCCAATTTCCAACCGGATTTCGAATTCTCAGCACCGCTTTCACTACCGGTCGAGGAATTCGAAGACCGCCTGCGCCGCATCCGGCGGCAGGCCGTCGAGGCTGGTCACGATGCGCTCATCGTTCATACGGGCGGCGTTGGCTGGTTCCATACGTCCAACGCCTATCTCCGCTATATCTGCGACTGGATGCGCGAAGGCGTGCTGATCATTCCGACCGATTCGGACAAGGCGATGGTGCTGCTGTCCTTCTTCACGCAGTCCGTGCTGCTCCCACCCGGCGGCGAACCGGTGCTGGTCGATGAAATCTGGCAGATCGGCCCGATCGGCCGGGAATATTCGGATCGTCCCGGTGATTCCATCATCAAGACCGCCGAAAAATGCGCCGAGGTCCTCGGCAATCTCGGCCTTGCAAAGGCCCAGATCGGCCGGATCGGCGACAAGACCTCGCTAACCTTCTGGGCTGCTCTGGAGGAGCAGCTTCCAAAGACCAACTTCGTGGCCGATAACGGCATCCTGGACCGCATGCAAAAGGTCCGAT from Rhizobium sullae includes:
- a CDS encoding ABC transporter permease gives rise to the protein MRDIRENPLPSFLYKAFVFGFGGLCVLYLVAPIFIALTMSFTSGQTLKYPPEGFSFRWYEALLDPVRSATEHIAAWNSLKIAGLAVLGALLFAIPATIGMTRMRRSTVGTIEPLLLAPLVLPSLVYGLAALIVANFVGLQPSLWLTVTGHIVVFGPLMYRAASVVAQGLNPSLAEASTVMGASWFTTLRRVTLPLLMPGILAGAFLVFIQSLDNVSVSLFLADAQTTVLPLRMFALIEESLDVRVAAISGILIGLTLVVMLVARRVLAPPKQA
- a CDS encoding ABC transporter permease, with protein sequence MMKASGFPYVVPMLLLSVAFFATPLAVLVGFSFSGSAGFTLEHYGRFFGDAFNFRVLVNTARLGLETVVGTTLLGVPIALLYWHSGRTARQVIIFLTLIPMLTSNVVRTFAWIVILGRQGPISEALMALGLTGSPISLMFTEFGLLMAMCQIDLPLIILPLIAILSRTPVQFSEAAQISGAGPWRIFVTVLLPLMLPGMLAGWILVFASTSSSFVTQAVIGGARNVYVPQLIYREVGTLFDWPLASAIAVVLLISTGCLLVAMTMISRHKRLVGHA